The proteins below come from a single Sphingomicrobium sediminis genomic window:
- a CDS encoding acetyl-CoA C-acetyltransferase yields the protein MPEAYIVAAKRTAGGKRGGALRDWHPADLGAAVLDALVADSEIDPAAIEDVIMGCVSQAGEQAFHIGRSAVLASSLPESVPAVTIDRQCGSSQQSLHFAAQAVMSGTQDVVVAAGVESMTRVPMGTPFVAPAKAGLPSDPWSPAIKERFGVSQFSQFVGAEMIAQKYQMTREALDSFALESHRKASAATETGAFADEIVLLDGLDREGNTIRHDRDEGIRHDASMEGLASLDPLTDGGVITAGNASQICDGAAGLLVVSERALKAHGLTPLARVDALAVTAGDPVMMLWEPIPATAKLLDRAGRSHADIDLYEVNEAFASVPLAWLHETGADPDKLNVNGGAIALGHPLGGTGAKLATTMIHALKARGQRFGLQTMCEGGGIANATLIEAL from the coding sequence TTGCCCGAAGCCTATATCGTCGCCGCCAAACGGACTGCAGGCGGCAAACGCGGCGGTGCGCTACGCGACTGGCATCCCGCCGATCTCGGCGCGGCCGTGCTCGATGCGCTGGTCGCGGACAGCGAAATCGACCCCGCTGCCATCGAAGACGTCATCATGGGCTGCGTCAGCCAGGCGGGCGAGCAGGCCTTCCATATCGGGCGCAGCGCGGTGCTTGCCTCGTCGCTTCCGGAAAGCGTGCCGGCGGTGACCATCGACCGGCAGTGCGGCAGCTCTCAGCAATCGCTCCACTTTGCCGCGCAAGCGGTGATGAGCGGGACGCAGGACGTGGTTGTCGCGGCGGGCGTTGAGAGCATGACCCGGGTGCCGATGGGAACGCCGTTCGTGGCGCCGGCCAAGGCAGGGCTGCCATCTGATCCCTGGAGCCCGGCGATCAAGGAGCGGTTTGGAGTCTCGCAGTTCAGCCAGTTCGTCGGCGCGGAGATGATTGCGCAGAAATATCAGATGACCCGCGAGGCGCTCGACAGCTTCGCGCTGGAGAGCCATCGCAAGGCCTCGGCGGCCACCGAAACGGGCGCATTTGCCGATGAGATCGTCCTGCTCGACGGGCTCGACAGGGAAGGCAATACGATCCGCCATGATCGCGACGAGGGCATCCGCCACGATGCCTCGATGGAGGGTCTCGCGAGCCTCGATCCGCTGACCGATGGCGGGGTGATCACGGCGGGAAATGCCAGCCAGATTTGCGACGGGGCTGCGGGCCTGCTCGTCGTGTCAGAGCGCGCGCTCAAGGCGCATGGGCTCACGCCGCTGGCGCGGGTCGACGCGCTGGCCGTGACTGCAGGTGACCCGGTGATGATGTTATGGGAGCCCATTCCGGCGACCGCCAAGCTGTTGGATCGCGCCGGACGCAGCCATGCCGACATCGACTTGTACGAGGTTAACGAGGCCTTTGCGTCGGTCCCGCTGGCCTGGCTGCACGAAACGGGTGCGGACCCCGACAAGCTCAACGTCAATGGTGGCGCGATCGCCTTGGGCCACCCGCTCGGCGGGACCGGCGCGAAACTGGCGACGACGATGATCCATGCGCTGAAGGCGCGTGGCCAGCGTTTCGGGCTTCAGACGATGTGCGAGGGTGGCGGCATCGCCAATGCGACGCTGATCGAGGCGCTCTAG
- the katG gene encoding catalase/peroxidase HPI, translating into MDAKTGEMSGGCPFHHDGGTRSLLGRTNRDWWPDQLNLEILTQQGKSADPMDEDFNYAEAFNTIDYKALKDDLTALMTDSQEWWPADYGHYGPFFIRMAWHAAGTYRTGDGRGGSSSGQQRFAPLNSWPDNGNLDKARRLLWPIKQKYGTQISWADLFILTGNVAIESMGGPVFGFGGGRADVYEPETVYWGTEEQWVDQGVETRIIPDEGKALENPLAAIQMGLIYVNPEGPGGNPDPLLSARDMRETFARMAMNDEETVALTAGGHAFGKAHGAHPADTFGGAPESEDLHLQGFGWLNDKDEIASGNITTSGIEGAWTPNPTQWGGDYFRLLFKYDYELVKSPAGAQQWQPINPDEEDMAPDARDPSKKVPTMMTTADMALKMDPDYRKISERFRDDQAALDDAFARAWFKLCHRDMGPKVRYLGPEVPEETLIWMDPVPAGSTPSDSAVADFKSKVLDSGLTVSELVKAAWASASTFRNSDNRGGANGARVRLEPQKNWAANDPEELSNVLGKLDELRGDLSMADAIVLAGAAAIESAAKNGGYDVNVDVTTGRGDATDEHTDAESFEPLEPFADGFRNYLKTKAGVKTEDMLIDKAHLLGLSIPEMVALVGGMRVLGANSGNSKLGVFTDRVGTLSNDFFTNLLTMENEWHPVEGTQEEEYTGHNRETGDETYRASRVDLVIGSNSQLRAIAEVFAEKGGDKKFVDTFIRAWTKVMDADRFDIEYAKYHN; encoded by the coding sequence ATGGACGCAAAAACCGGCGAAATGAGCGGCGGTTGCCCGTTCCACCATGATGGTGGCACGCGCAGCCTTCTTGGCCGCACCAACCGTGACTGGTGGCCTGACCAGCTCAACCTCGAAATCCTGACGCAGCAGGGCAAGTCTGCGGACCCAATGGACGAAGACTTCAACTATGCCGAAGCATTCAACACGATCGACTACAAGGCGCTGAAGGACGATCTCACCGCGCTGATGACCGACAGCCAGGAATGGTGGCCGGCCGATTACGGGCATTATGGCCCCTTCTTCATCCGCATGGCCTGGCACGCTGCCGGCACCTATCGCACCGGCGATGGTCGCGGTGGTTCATCGAGCGGTCAGCAGCGTTTCGCCCCGCTCAACTCGTGGCCCGACAACGGCAACCTCGACAAGGCGCGTCGCCTGCTGTGGCCGATCAAGCAGAAGTACGGCACGCAGATCAGCTGGGCCGACCTGTTCATCCTCACCGGTAACGTGGCCATCGAATCGATGGGCGGACCGGTCTTCGGTTTCGGCGGCGGCCGTGCCGACGTCTACGAGCCGGAAACGGTCTATTGGGGCACGGAAGAACAGTGGGTCGACCAGGGCGTCGAAACTCGCATCATCCCCGACGAGGGCAAGGCGCTGGAAAACCCGCTCGCGGCGATCCAGATGGGCCTCATCTACGTCAACCCGGAAGGCCCGGGCGGCAATCCCGACCCGCTTCTGTCGGCCCGGGACATGCGCGAGACCTTCGCGCGCATGGCGATGAATGACGAAGAGACGGTCGCGCTGACCGCCGGCGGCCACGCATTCGGCAAGGCGCATGGCGCGCATCCGGCCGACACGTTCGGCGGTGCGCCGGAAAGCGAAGACCTGCACCTCCAGGGCTTCGGCTGGCTCAATGACAAGGACGAGATTGCCAGCGGCAACATCACCACGTCGGGCATCGAAGGCGCATGGACGCCCAACCCGACGCAGTGGGGCGGCGACTATTTCCGCCTGCTGTTCAAGTATGACTATGAGCTGGTCAAATCGCCTGCCGGTGCGCAGCAGTGGCAGCCCATCAATCCGGACGAGGAAGACATGGCGCCCGACGCGCGCGATCCTTCCAAGAAGGTCCCGACGATGATGACCACCGCCGACATGGCGCTGAAGATGGACCCCGATTATCGCAAGATTTCGGAGCGCTTCCGCGACGACCAGGCGGCGCTCGACGACGCGTTTGCGCGCGCATGGTTCAAGCTGTGCCACCGCGACATGGGTCCCAAGGTCCGTTACCTCGGCCCGGAAGTCCCCGAAGAAACGCTGATCTGGATGGATCCGGTCCCGGCCGGCTCGACCCCGTCCGACAGCGCCGTCGCCGACTTCAAGTCGAAGGTGCTGGATAGCGGCCTTACCGTGAGCGAACTCGTGAAGGCTGCCTGGGCCTCGGCCTCGACCTTCCGCAACTCGGACAATCGCGGCGGTGCCAATGGTGCCCGCGTGCGTCTCGAGCCGCAGAAGAATTGGGCGGCCAACGATCCGGAAGAGCTCTCCAATGTTCTTGGCAAGCTCGATGAGCTTCGCGGCGACCTGTCGATGGCCGATGCCATCGTCCTGGCCGGTGCGGCGGCAATCGAAAGCGCGGCCAAGAATGGCGGCTACGACGTCAATGTCGACGTGACCACGGGTCGCGGCGATGCCACTGACGAGCATACCGATGCCGAAAGCTTCGAGCCGCTCGAGCCGTTCGCCGATGGTTTCCGCAACTATCTGAAGACCAAGGCAGGCGTGAAGACCGAGGACATGCTGATCGACAAGGCGCATCTCCTTGGCCTCAGCATCCCCGAAATGGTCGCGTTGGTCGGCGGCATGCGCGTGCTGGGTGCCAATAGCGGCAACTCCAAGCTCGGCGTGTTCACCGATCGCGTCGGCACGCTGTCGAACGACTTCTTCACCAACCTCCTCACCATGGAGAATGAGTGGCATCCCGTCGAAGGGACGCAGGAAGAAGAATATACCGGTCACAATCGCGAGACCGGCGACGAGACCTATCGCGCCAGCCGCGTCGACCTTGTGATCGGGTCGAACTCGCAGCTGCGCGCCATTGCCGAAGTCTTTGCCGAGAAGGGCGGCGACAAGAAGTTTGTCGACACCTTCATCCGCGCCTGGACCAAGGTCATGGACGCCGACCGTTTCGACATCGAATATGCCAAGTATCACAACTAG
- a CDS encoding nuclear transport factor 2 family protein: MITVIAALALLAAADTGLDHHGEQCAGAVETVDSAYVDGIWRLRDKALVYAGFHEDFVMQARRDGEMRSMSIEDWIGGWPDDLGSNEADVEAKLALSQCDGTMATVRVDLAVDGNPRFVDVLALYKFDDEWKIVAKVYQAQ, encoded by the coding sequence ATGATCACGGTTATTGCAGCGCTGGCGTTGCTGGCGGCGGCCGATACGGGCCTCGATCATCACGGCGAGCAATGCGCCGGCGCGGTGGAAACGGTCGACAGCGCCTATGTCGACGGCATCTGGCGGCTGCGAGACAAGGCGCTCGTCTATGCGGGTTTCCACGAAGATTTCGTGATGCAGGCGCGCCGTGATGGCGAAATGCGCTCCATGTCGATCGAGGATTGGATCGGTGGCTGGCCCGACGACCTTGGCTCCAACGAGGCCGACGTCGAAGCCAAGCTGGCGCTCAGCCAGTGCGACGGCACCATGGCCACGGTGCGGGTCGATCTCGCTGTGGACGGCAATCCGCGCTTCGTCGACGTGCTCGCGCTCTACAAGTTCGATGACGAGTGGAAGATCGTCGCCAAGGTCTATCAGGCCCAGTGA
- a CDS encoding alpha/beta fold hydrolase: MSRCAAIAIAALACACAPSEPLGPPRMGNETSRSTEVVLTARSSDGVTVYGTPYYGDLPPNAPLAVLFHQGGGDARGEYAELAEFFHAQGFRAIAWDLRMGGDRFGMTNRTAAGLPDDIEPTYCNAYADVEAALLRSVELNALRPVLLVGSSYSGSLIFQAAAKNPDLVGGLLAFSPAGGGPVEECKALLYAEEARVSALVVRPSSESSMEEAAAFDAAGHGYFIAASETHGASILSEARSGVDVEHVRWAVNGHLSGVRADLAEAAR, from the coding sequence GTGAGCCGCTGCGCCGCCATCGCGATTGCGGCATTGGCCTGTGCCTGCGCCCCGAGCGAGCCGCTCGGTCCGCCCCGCATGGGCAACGAGACCAGCCGCTCGACCGAGGTGGTGCTGACCGCGCGCTCGAGTGATGGCGTCACCGTCTATGGCACGCCTTACTATGGCGACTTGCCGCCCAATGCGCCGTTGGCGGTACTGTTCCACCAGGGTGGCGGCGATGCGCGCGGCGAATATGCGGAGCTCGCCGAATTCTTCCATGCCCAGGGCTTCCGCGCTATCGCGTGGGATTTGCGGATGGGCGGCGACCGTTTCGGGATGACCAACCGCACCGCGGCGGGCCTGCCTGACGATATCGAGCCCACCTATTGCAACGCCTATGCCGACGTAGAAGCCGCGTTACTGCGCAGCGTCGAACTTAATGCGCTGCGCCCGGTGTTGCTGGTGGGTTCGAGCTATTCGGGCTCTCTCATTTTTCAGGCCGCAGCCAAAAATCCGGACCTGGTCGGCGGCCTCCTTGCCTTTTCTCCGGCAGGTGGAGGGCCGGTCGAGGAATGCAAGGCCCTGCTTTACGCCGAGGAGGCACGAGTGAGTGCGCTAGTCGTTCGGCCATCGAGCGAGAGCAGCATGGAAGAGGCCGCGGCATTCGATGCGGCAGGCCACGGCTACTTCATCGCCGCAAGCGAAACCCATGGCGCTTCGATCCTCTCGGAGGCACGCAGCGGCGTCGATGTCGAACATGTCCGCTGGGCGGTGAACGGGCATCTTTCCGGCGTCCGAGCCGATCTTGCCGAGGCGGCGCGCTGA
- a CDS encoding alanine/glycine:cation symporter family protein, giving the protein MAVEEQGVSLIDRVTNISDFIWGGTWGGEQVIPLPPMVLVLFGIGLYIMVGLKFYPLRQLGSAFKGLFAGRKGSGDGEISPFAALSTALSGQVGTGNLAGVATAITLGGPGAIFWMWITALIGMALAFAEGSLAIRYREKAAIGVYRGGPMTYIMMGLGKKWTWLAILFCIGTLFSAVVTGNSIQANSIADSFGELFGFEEWLSGAIVAVAVFIVIVGGIKSIGAVAEKIVPVMAVAYILLAILALILNAGDLPETFGLIFHGAFNPQAASGGFLGAMIIIAIRAGAARGLFSNEAGQGSTPIAHAVAQTNDPEQQGRMAMLGTFIDTIVICTMTALVILTVRGDFTYEGEAVAHAWQSGLNGFEMTSAAYGAAFPMLVAGIPIGTFIVSLALILFVFTTLLTWSYYGERAITFIYDRIPGASVTGEKRLHLMWRLLWCVVIYVGASQELELVWRMGDISNAAMALPNLLALALLSGVVFKLAKGDKTAGPTHELKAIKKKGDDGEDFAAPPPGVGH; this is encoded by the coding sequence ATGGCAGTTGAAGAACAAGGCGTGTCGTTGATCGACCGCGTTACCAACATTTCCGATTTCATCTGGGGCGGCACCTGGGGCGGGGAGCAGGTCATCCCGCTTCCGCCGATGGTGCTCGTCCTGTTCGGCATCGGCCTCTACATCATGGTCGGCCTCAAATTCTATCCGCTGCGCCAGCTCGGCAGTGCCTTCAAGGGCCTGTTCGCGGGCCGCAAGGGGTCAGGCGATGGCGAAATCTCGCCCTTCGCCGCGCTTTCGACGGCTTTGTCGGGGCAGGTCGGCACGGGTAACCTTGCCGGCGTCGCGACGGCCATCACGCTGGGTGGCCCGGGCGCGATTTTCTGGATGTGGATCACTGCATTGATCGGCATGGCGCTGGCCTTCGCAGAGGGCAGCCTCGCCATCCGCTATCGCGAAAAGGCAGCCATCGGCGTCTATCGCGGCGGTCCGATGACCTACATCATGATGGGTCTCGGCAAGAAGTGGACCTGGCTCGCCATTCTCTTCTGCATCGGCACCTTGTTCAGTGCGGTCGTCACCGGCAACTCGATCCAGGCCAACTCGATCGCCGACAGCTTCGGCGAACTGTTCGGCTTCGAAGAGTGGCTGTCGGGCGCCATCGTCGCGGTCGCGGTGTTCATCGTCATCGTCGGCGGCATCAAGTCGATCGGCGCCGTCGCCGAGAAGATTGTGCCGGTCATGGCGGTCGCCTACATCCTGCTCGCCATCCTGGCGCTGATCCTCAATGCAGGCGACCTGCCCGAGACGTTCGGCCTCATCTTCCACGGTGCATTCAACCCGCAGGCTGCCTCGGGCGGCTTCCTGGGGGCGATGATCATCATCGCCATCCGGGCCGGTGCGGCGCGCGGCCTCTTCTCGAACGAAGCCGGCCAGGGGTCGACCCCGATCGCGCACGCCGTGGCGCAGACCAACGATCCCGAACAGCAGGGCCGCATGGCGATGCTCGGCACGTTCATCGACACGATCGTCATCTGCACCATGACCGCTTTGGTGATCCTCACCGTGCGCGGTGACTTCACCTATGAAGGCGAAGCGGTGGCGCATGCCTGGCAGTCGGGCCTCAACGGCTTCGAAATGACGTCGGCCGCGTACGGCGCTGCGTTCCCGATGCTGGTGGCGGGCATTCCGATCGGCACCTTCATCGTCAGTCTCGCGCTCATCTTGTTCGTCTTCACGACGCTCCTCACTTGGAGCTATTATGGCGAACGCGCGATCACCTTCATCTACGACCGCATCCCGGGCGCCAGCGTCACGGGCGAGAAGCGGCTCCACCTCATGTGGCGCCTGCTCTGGTGCGTGGTCATTTATGTCGGCGCGAGCCAGGAGCTCGAACTGGTCTGGCGCATGGGCGATATTTCCAATGCCGCAATGGCGCTGCCCAACCTTCTGGCGCTGGCCCTGTTGTCGGGTGTCGTCTTCAAACTCGCCAAGGGCGACAAGACGGCCGGTCCGACGCACGAGCTGAAGGCCATCAAAAAGAAGGGCGACGACGGCGAGGACTTCGCCGCACCGCCGCCCGGCGTCGGCCACTAG
- a CDS encoding ammonium transporter, translated as MSGDATMIDSGDTAWILTATLLVMLMTLPGLALFYGGLVRSKNVLSVMSQVMGVAAIVMLGWVGWGYSLAFSGDGPIIGNLELAGLVGLGPDSESGSIPTLAFAAFQMTFAAITAALVVGAVVERIRFSAIMLFSLLFLTFVYAPIAHMVWGEGGLILGMDAIDFAGGTVVHINAGIAGLVAVAFAGKRRGFMKDIMPPHSLALLFIGTGLLWVGWFGFNAGSALEAGGLAALAMMNTFIAPAAGVLAWMAAERIRSGKPSLLGGASGAIAGLVAITPAAGVSGPLGAILLGTASALACYGFVAILKHKLKLDDSLDVFGIHGLGGLVGSVGLVVAGLPALGGQGDYVFIDQLGVQVLSVLIAITWSGIGSTLCFLIVKLVVPIRAEEDDERLGLDLAEHGERAYN; from the coding sequence ATGTCGGGGGATGCGACGATGATCGACAGTGGTGACACGGCCTGGATTTTGACGGCGACCTTGCTCGTCATGCTGATGACACTGCCCGGCCTCGCTCTATTCTATGGCGGGCTGGTGCGATCCAAGAACGTGCTCTCCGTCATGAGCCAGGTCATGGGCGTGGCTGCCATCGTCATGCTGGGCTGGGTCGGCTGGGGCTATAGCCTGGCCTTTTCCGGCGACGGTCCGATCATCGGCAATCTCGAGCTCGCAGGACTGGTCGGCCTCGGCCCCGACAGCGAGAGCGGCTCCATCCCCACGCTCGCCTTCGCCGCTTTCCAGATGACCTTTGCCGCCATCACCGCCGCCCTCGTCGTCGGCGCCGTGGTCGAGCGGATCCGCTTCTCCGCGATAATGCTGTTCTCCTTACTCTTCCTCACCTTCGTCTACGCGCCGATCGCGCACATGGTGTGGGGCGAGGGCGGGCTCATCCTCGGCATGGACGCGATCGATTTTGCCGGCGGCACCGTGGTTCACATCAATGCGGGCATTGCCGGCCTCGTTGCGGTCGCCTTTGCGGGCAAGCGGCGCGGTTTCATGAAGGACATCATGCCGCCGCACAGCCTCGCTTTGCTGTTTATCGGCACGGGCCTGCTCTGGGTCGGCTGGTTTGGATTCAATGCGGGGAGCGCGCTCGAGGCGGGCGGCCTCGCCGCGCTGGCCATGATGAACACCTTCATTGCCCCGGCGGCGGGCGTGCTGGCGTGGATGGCCGCCGAGCGCATCCGCTCGGGCAAGCCGTCGCTGCTGGGTGGGGCGTCGGGTGCGATTGCCGGCCTCGTCGCCATCACCCCGGCGGCAGGCGTCAGCGGCCCGCTGGGCGCCATCCTGCTGGGCACCGCGTCGGCACTCGCCTGCTACGGCTTCGTCGCCATCCTCAAGCACAAGCTCAAGCTGGACGACAGCCTCGACGTCTTCGGCATCCATGGCCTTGGCGGTCTGGTCGGATCGGTCGGGTTGGTCGTTGCGGGGCTGCCTGCGCTGGGCGGCCAGGGCGATTATGTCTTCATCGACCAATTGGGCGTGCAGGTGCTGAGCGTCCTCATCGCCATCACCTGGTCCGGTATCGGGTCGACGCTCTGCTTCCTCATCGTGAAACTGGTCGTGCCGATCCGCGCCGAAGAGGATGACGAACGCCTCGGCCTCGACCTCGCCGAACATGGCGAGCGCGCCTACAATTAG
- a CDS encoding arginase family protein translates to MSWPNLADLIVDAGTQAPIGLVGAPLATGSVTPGRCDLAPAELRKVLRRIGRYDIDTRRELGSLIADHGDVAIDGLTIADATGPIREVCAASVSRHELTLLIGGNNAVTRPGLHALDLHLEKIGLITLDAHFDMRSTADGLANGNPVRALLEDGLSGANVAQVGLAPFANSFDMHRDAEAAGNLVVTQAEVDEAGIDAAVDRALAHVGHCEALMVDCDIDVIDRSQFPAAPGARPCGMQARDFFAAVRKLAAHPKLRIIDLTEWDPPLDPTDLSSLVAGRWLAEVVAGFEAR, encoded by the coding sequence ATGAGCTGGCCCAATCTTGCCGATTTGATCGTCGATGCCGGGACGCAAGCACCGATCGGTCTGGTCGGTGCACCGCTGGCGACGGGATCGGTGACGCCCGGCCGCTGCGATCTCGCGCCGGCCGAACTGCGCAAGGTCCTGCGCCGGATCGGGCGCTACGACATCGACACGAGGCGCGAGCTTGGCTCGCTGATCGCGGATCATGGCGATGTCGCGATCGACGGCCTGACCATCGCGGACGCCACCGGTCCGATCCGCGAGGTCTGTGCTGCCAGCGTGTCGCGGCACGAACTCACCCTTCTCATCGGCGGCAACAATGCGGTGACGCGGCCCGGCCTCCATGCGCTGGACCTGCACTTGGAAAAGATCGGCCTGATTACGCTCGATGCGCATTTCGACATGCGTTCGACGGCGGACGGGCTGGCCAATGGCAATCCGGTGCGTGCGCTGCTCGAGGACGGATTGTCGGGCGCGAATGTCGCGCAAGTCGGCCTCGCGCCCTTCGCCAACAGCTTCGACATGCATCGCGATGCGGAGGCGGCTGGCAATCTTGTCGTGACGCAGGCCGAAGTGGACGAGGCAGGCATCGACGCCGCCGTCGACCGGGCGCTTGCCCATGTCGGCCATTGCGAGGCGCTGATGGTGGATTGCGACATCGACGTGATCGACCGGTCGCAATTCCCTGCCGCGCCCGGTGCACGGCCCTGCGGCATGCAGGCGCGCGATTTTTTCGCTGCCGTCCGCAAGCTCGCGGCCCATCCCAAGCTGCGCATCATCGATTTGACCGAATGGGACCCCCCGCTCGATCCGACCGACTTGTCGAGCCTCGTCGCCGGGCGCTGGCTCGCCGAAGTGGTGGCTGGCTTCGAGGCGCGCTAG
- the hutI gene encoding imidazolonepropionase has protein sequence MGEVVYFDCHVATMVERHGDPLGRIEDGAIRVVDGRIAEVGKRADIESDDAVSLGGAWVTPGLIDCHTHLVFGGNRANEHAMRRAGATYEEIAEAGGGILSSVRATREASEDALLSSARKRLDALAASGATTVEVKSGYGLDPDTELKMLRVAKALDGHAGVSIVPTFLALHALPPETDRTAYVDQVVNETIPAVAAEGLATSVDAFCERIAFTAEEVERVFEAARAHELPVRLHAEQLSNSHGAAMAARFQALSADHLEHLDEAGAKAMAEAGTVAVLLPAAFYCLRETRTPPVDLLREAGVRIAIATDCNPGTSPTLSLPLVMNMAATLFGLTPEEALAGVTVHAAAALGLSDRGTIAEEQRADLCAWSVTDLNELAYWIGLPGPARRIVAGQII, from the coding sequence ATGGGGGAAGTGGTCTATTTCGATTGCCATGTGGCAACGATGGTCGAGCGCCATGGCGACCCGCTGGGGCGGATCGAGGATGGTGCCATCCGCGTCGTCGACGGCCGGATCGCCGAGGTCGGCAAGCGCGCCGATATCGAAAGCGATGACGCCGTGTCGTTGGGCGGCGCTTGGGTCACGCCGGGGCTGATCGACTGCCACACCCATCTCGTCTTTGGTGGAAACCGCGCGAACGAACATGCCATGCGCCGCGCCGGCGCAACCTATGAGGAAATCGCAGAGGCAGGCGGCGGCATCCTGTCGAGCGTCCGCGCGACCCGCGAGGCGAGCGAGGATGCGCTATTGTCCTCGGCGCGGAAGCGGCTCGATGCGCTGGCGGCCAGCGGTGCGACGACGGTCGAAGTGAAATCGGGCTACGGCCTCGATCCCGACACGGAACTCAAGATGTTGCGCGTTGCCAAGGCGCTCGATGGCCATGCCGGCGTCAGCATCGTGCCGACCTTTCTGGCGCTCCATGCACTCCCGCCCGAGACCGACCGCACGGCCTATGTCGACCAAGTCGTGAACGAGACGATTCCGGCCGTCGCAGCCGAAGGCCTCGCCACCAGCGTCGACGCTTTCTGCGAGCGCATCGCGTTCACGGCCGAGGAAGTCGAACGCGTCTTCGAAGCGGCCCGCGCGCACGAACTCCCGGTCCGCCTCCATGCCGAGCAGCTGTCCAATTCGCACGGCGCCGCGATGGCCGCGCGATTTCAGGCGCTGTCGGCGGACCATCTCGAACATCTCGACGAGGCTGGCGCAAAGGCGATGGCCGAGGCGGGCACGGTCGCCGTCCTGCTTCCTGCCGCTTTCTACTGCCTGCGCGAGACCCGCACGCCCCCGGTCGACTTGCTGCGCGAGGCAGGCGTGCGCATCGCCATTGCCACCGACTGCAATCCCGGCACCTCGCCGACCCTGTCGCTTCCGCTCGTCATGAATATGGCCGCGACCCTGTTCGGCCTGACCCCGGAGGAAGCATTGGCGGGCGTGACCGTTCATGCTGCCGCCGCTCTAGGATTGTCCGATCGCGGCACCATCGCCGAGGAGCAGCGCGCCGACCTGTGCGCGTGGAGCGTGACCGACCTGAACGAACTTGCCTACTGGATCGGGCTTCCCGGTCCCGCCCGCCGCATCGTCGCGGGCCAGATCATCTGA